In Melitaea cinxia chromosome 11, ilMelCinx1.1, whole genome shotgun sequence, a genomic segment contains:
- the LOC123657786 gene encoding mannose-6-phosphate isomerase, with protein sequence MELQCKVQNYEWGKLGLESAVAKLLSNGNPNIKIDPEKPYAELWIGTHPNGPSLIVERDILLSEYLKDNQDAVGPDVKRKFGVTVPFLLKILSVRKALSIQAHPKKDHAEELHKNFPEMYKDANHKPELAIALTPFEALCGFRPVKQIKEFLKKVPELAQILNQDILNCFLNDESGNEKLLKEVFHSLMSCDKNVIALSLENFLSRMDKKDAETQTSLLYPLVKRLHDNYPGDVGCWAQYFMNFITLSPGQAVFLKPNLPHAYLSGDCVECMACSDNVVRAGLTPKYIDVPTLVEMLDYKSYKPDELLFNPQLENENSCIWRPPVPDFAVVKIKVESGDSYNTRVRPSPSVIIITGGSGEACDTEPISIRPGVVLFLKASRQLTITPSDGSSVEAFQAICNI encoded by the exons ATGGAATTACAGTGCAAAGTACAGAACTATGAATGGGGTAAGCTAGGATTAGAAAGTGCAGTGGCAAAATTATTATCTAATGGCAATCCAAATATCAAGATTGATCCTGAAAAGCCATATGCGGAATTGTGGATTGGAACACATCCAAATGGACCATCTCTTATAGTAGAGAGAGATATACTTCTATCTGAGTATTTAAAAGACAATCAAGATGCGGTAGGTCCTGATGTAAAGAGAAAATTTGGAGTCACAGTGCCTttcctattaaaaatattatcagtgCGAAAAGCTCTGTCCATACAAGCTCATCCAAAAAAG GATCATGCAGAAGAACTACATAAGAATTTTCCTGAAATGTACAAAGATGCTAATCATAAGCCTGAACTTGCCATTGCTCTTACTCCATTTGAAGCTTTATGTGGTTTTAGGCCtgttaaacaaataaaagagtTCTTAAAAA AAGTACCTGAACTTGCACAAATATTAAATCAAGATATTTTAAACTGTTTTCTTAATGATGAATCTGGAAATGAGAAACTGTTAAAAGAAGTTTTTCATTCCCTAATGAGCTGTGATAAAAATGTGATAGCTTTAAGTTTAGAAAATTTCCTTTCAAGGATGGataaaaaag ATGCTGAAACCCAGACATCACTTCTGTATCCACTTGTGAAACGACTTCATGACAACTACCCAGGAGATGTAGGTTGCTGGGCACAGTACTTCATGAACTTCATTACATTAAGTCCTGGACAAGCAGTATTTTTAAAGCCGAACTTACCACATGCATATTTGAGTGGAG aTTGTGTAGAATGTATGGCATGCTCTGATAATGTTGTCAGAGCAGGTTTAACTCCAAAATACATAGATGTCCCGACACTAGTTGAAATGTTGGACTACAAAAGCTATAAACCAGATGAACTTTTATTCAATCCACAACTTGAGAATGAAAACAGCTGTATATGGAGACCGCCTGTACCTGATTTTGCAGTTGTGAAAATTAAA gtgGAAAGTGGTGACTCCTACAATACAAGAGTTCGTCCCAGTCCAagtgtaattataattactggAGGATCAGGAGAAGCTTGTGATACAGAACCAATTTCAATTAGACCCGGTGTTGTTTTATTCTTGAAAGCGAGCAGACAATTAACTATAACACCCTCGGATGGGTCAAGTGTTGAAGCATTTCAAGCAATTTGCAATATTTGa
- the LOC123657933 gene encoding uncharacterized protein LOC123657933 has product MTKDIQRIVIVCALFIFSVNSTFALHRDTSNGCNNINRNQKDQCLERTKKMAYFGNTLRKIKDTTHEFGKNIYDHLNVGFKSLLNEDDIRQYEKLVIMKKYPYLDIHELDMKYFPFASKKGINSDRLYLDRGAQHEASFSDLGEDKINVEITNRGLSGLVIPPHLSKHGMIDSKSAIKSDENSDNFILTKKSPNSNVLRTLTRDINEYFDKRNFPAL; this is encoded by the exons ATGACAAAAGACATTCAAAGAATTGTTATTGTTTGCGCATTATTCATTTTTTCGGTCAACTCTACATTTGCACTACATAGAGACACGTCTAATGGCTGCAACAATATAAACC GAAACCAAAAGGATCAATGTTTAGAACGAACGAAAAAAATGGCTTATTTCGGAAATACGCTACGAAAAATTAAAGACACTACGCATGAATTCGGAAAGAACATTTATGATCATTTAAACGTAGGTTTCAAAAGTCTCCTAAATGAAGATGATATTCGACAATACGAGAAGTtagttataatgaaaaaatatcctTATTTAGATATTCATGAATTAGACATGAAATATTTCCCATTCGCTTCAAAAAAAGGTATAAATAGTGATCGTTTGTATTTGGATCGAGGAGCTCAACATGAAGCAAGCTTTAGTGATCTCGGagaagataaaataaatgtagaaatAACAAACAGAGGTCTCTCTGGCCTTGTCATTCCACCACACTTGTCTAAGCATGGAATGATAGATTCAAAAAGTGCTATAAAATCGGATGAAAACTCCGATAACTTTATTTTGACCAAAAAATCACCTAATTCAAATGTCTTGCGAACTTTGACAAGGGACATTAATGAGTACTTCGATAAAAGAAATTTTCCTGCACTTTAA